The genomic region GCCCTTTTGCGTGATGGCGTGCTCAAAAAGTAAATGCAGGTGTGGTTGAGCCGTGACGAGTAGTCGAGATCGTAATCATAGCACGAACCGCATTCAGCTTTCATCAAAAAAACTTCTCGATGAGTAAAAAAAGGGTTTCCCAGAAATCTTGTTATGAACATGATTCATGTGAACCCATACCATTATAATATGCAACATCTTCTAGGAACATAACCAAACAGAAAACAGGATGGCAAAATGAGCAAAGGTGAAAAATTTATTTTTCATCAAAAAAACTTCTCGATGTGTAAAAAAATGGGTTTCCCGGAAATCATGTCATAAACTTGAGTCAAGTGAATCAATACCATTATAATATGAAAACTATCCAGGTAATAACCGAACAAAAAAACTGAGGATTAAAAAAAATAAAAATTTTAAAAAAAAATGCATCGATGTGTGAAAAAAATGTGTTTCCCAAAACACGTATTCATGAGCACATTAATTTTTGCACCAAACGAAATCTACACGGCAATGGAAGTAGCTAAAAAACTAAAATTCAAAACAGCGAGAACAGCAAAAAAATTTATGCTAGAACACGGAATAACCTATTACAAAGACACAGGAATAGGTCGCGGCAAAGGATTGAGATGGCTAGGCAGGGATCTAAACATGATGTTCGAATCAAAACATCAACCGAAAAAAAAACAAGTAGAAACAGAAAATCGACACGGATATTGGAAAGAAATTTTAGAAAACATGAAAAAATAAATAATCCATAACATAAAGGAGAACTTGTTAACATGAATTTTTCCACTGATGAAAAGCAAAAAAAATACCGGGTATATTTTAAAAGAATTTTAACAAAAAAACAAATTAACATCATAACAAATAATTATAGCGAAGCTAAAATTATTGAAAAATTGATTAAATACAAATTCTAAAAAAATTTTAAAATAAATATAATAAAAAAGGAGAAAACATGGCAATCAAGTCTTATAAAAACAAAAGCGGCAAAATTACACACAGGGTATATTTTAAACATCCATACACAAAAAAACAAGTCAATATCCAGATTGACGACCTGAATAAAGCCAAGAAAATCGATTCACAATTCAAACATATGGTTAAGTTTGAAAAAGAAGCGTTTTACATGGATGATCATCACAAAAAATATCTAAACATCGATACTTGTAATGATGAAAAAGAAGACAACGAAGAATTAACGATTGGCAAAGCCTTGGATTATTACTCTTCACGAAACAAAGAATCAAGGAGAAATTCCGAAAAAAGCAGGGTAAATAATCTAAAAAAACAATTTGGAGATCATTTAATTTCAAACTTGAAACGTTCTGAATTGGCAGAATACACCGACGAAAGAACTGAAGACAAAGTAGTTGACGGCAAAACTATAAAAAAGAAGGTATTATTAAAAACAATTAAAAGAGAGTTAAACATTCTCAGAAAAGCCATTGCCTTATTTCTTGAAAGAAAAGACGATAAGCTATTTTATGATTTAGTTGAACTAAAGAAATGTCCAGTTTTTACGTACTTAGCAAGCGACTCAAAGGGGAGAAGCGAAAGCGATTCAGACAAACCAAAAATAGAGTTTCTTACAAATAATGAAAAGTCAATTCTATATAAAAACAGTCCAAAACATTTAAAAATTGCTATTTTAATTGCAGATGAACTTGGAGTTCGATTTGGTCCATGCGAATTATTTAAACTTAAACACTCAAATGTCGAACACGAAAAAAACTTAATTACCATCGAAAGATCTGACAAAGATGGTGGAAAAATTATTGATACAAGAACTGTTGAAATTTCCCAGTTTCTTAGCGACAAAATCAAAGAATCAAGGGAATGGGATATTGAATTTTGCAAAAATAAAGGAACAGAAGCTCCAACTGATTATATTGTAAACTATAAAAATAAAGAGGTCTCAACATTAAAAAGATCATTCAATACGGCAATGAAAGAATCA from Desulforegulaceae bacterium harbors:
- a CDS encoding tyrosine-type recombinase/integrase gives rise to the protein MAIKSYKNKSGKITHRVYFKHPYTKKQVNIQIDDLNKAKKIDSQFKHMVKFEKEAFYMDDHHKKYLNIDTCNDEKEDNEELTIGKALDYYSSRNKESRRNSEKSRVNNLKKQFGDHLISNLKRSELAEYTDERTEDKVVDGKTIKKKVLLKTIKRELNILRKAIALFLERKDDKLFYDLVELKKCPVFTYLASDSKGRSESDSDKPKIEFLTNNEKSILYKNSPKHLKIAILIADELGVRFGPCELFKLKHSNVEHEKNLITIERSDKDGGKIIDTRTVEISQFLSDKIKESREWDIEFCKNKGTEAPTDYIVNYKNKEVSTLKRSFNTAMKESNIKKRFVPYNFRHMRITYLIYKGIDCHSIANFIGHSDSQMIYKFYSQITAERMSEIRMLNDHTPYQVIDKK